The DNA sequence CGCGGGGAGCGCCACTACACGTGTGCGGTCGACATGTGGTCTGTGGGGGCCACCATGGCGGAGCTCCTGCTCGACCGGGTGCTTTTCCGAGGGGAGTCCGAGTGCCACCAGCTTCAGTGCATCAAATGGACCATAAACCCGCTCTTCAGTTTTCTCAAGAAGGaattggcggcggcggcagagGCGTCTCCGAACCTGGCCGTGGCGGCGCTGACTGAAGTCGGATTTGACTTGCTCCAGAGGCTCTTGGCGTATGAAAAAGAGGATAGGATAACTGCCAAAGACGCACTCAATCATGCTTGGTTTGCAGAATGACTTTGAGTGTACATTACATATATACGTGTTGTTTGTTCATTcacatatcaaatttaattaaattaatacacGGTTGTTTGTTCGATGGAGTATTCTTTTTTGCGTTTCTAATTCAATGAAAAAGTGTTTGCGAAATACCAACAAGGCCAGTGCTGCCATTTGTGATGATTTAATCAATTCTCTTTTCCAAATCTAATTtcagattatttaattaagcacTTGATTACAGCTCAATTTCCTAGTCCCAAACCTAATTTCCACTCTTTGACTTGTGCTTAAGTGCAAAATACCAACAGAAAGGAATGGTGATCACTGATCACTTTCTTGCCATAATCAATTTACTTTctacatgaaaaaaatgttgtaTTCTATACTTTTTGGCTTTCAAGAAGTCTGTAATTCATGTCGATAATAACACGAGAATTGTACCGACCAAATTTTTCGGCAAGGAAATTAGTCAAATTACTATACTATGTAGATTATCTAGATTAAAAATacgataaaatcaaatctaacCACGCTGACAAGATGATCTTGCAAATATTCCCTCAAAAAGAAGTATCGAAGTTTGTTAAATACATTAACAAAAAATCCCGTCAAATTTTTGCAATCGAAGTTGAACACGGCGAGAGGAGACCAAGCCACTATAGGCCTTGGAGGCCCATGGTCCCTACaagaatttaaattgttaaaatcACCAACTTTGGtcatttttcgatttttccataaattttaaaaataattaattatatcataaaCTTTGGGGAGTTGTGTAATTTTCCAGCCAAAGAACTATTCTTGCACGTCAAATTATTCATATGTGGCTCATTAATTACGTGTCAATATATGTTATATGGATTTCAAGGGCATTGACGTGAcacattaaatttcatttagaTGATCTAAGCGGATACGGATATTGATATAGcatatttaactttataataacttaattaatcaaaataatacacCGAATCACAAATCATAGTACTCACTttgtcccacaataaaagtcacatttcacttttatcatgtctcacattccactaactaacttcactcatattttattataaaactaatataaaaaagtgtgtcttatatttcactaactttttcaacccaccattttttatatttcttaaaatctgtgtcaataccaagtgtgactcttattgtgatacagagggagtaataactAAGATGCACAATACTCCCTTTATCCCTCAATATGTGTCTCACTTTGACTCaacatgggttttaagaaatgtactgaaaaagtttgtgggatatgatacttttatatattagatttataataaaatatgaatgagaaTAAGTTAGTAAAACGTGTGTTCCATTACTAAAAGTGATAAATATGATACAATTAATATAgaacatatcaaaataaacTAGGACACATAAtagggacggagagagtatgaTTTAACTCCTCTCTCGTCACAAATCACTTTGTCTGTTTTTTAACAAGAGAAAAGATTTCTGGATTTGTTTCATGATACCTTCTTCTTAGTTGTCGTACCTTCTTCTTTGTCGTACGTTTGAAACCAAAATTCATATAGAAGAATCTGTCAGCGTAGGACTTAGGAGTGATTGATACagataaaaaaggaaaactcagtacaaaatactagtagtaatttattaggAGAGAGAGCTCATTTAATCTAAATACCCACTCCAGTTGTTCTCACGATCGATTTAGGACATTGAGTCCGTAACACTAATGCAGTTACATATACTCCTACCATGTTTCCAATCACATGATTGAAGTTTATATTCCAAACTCCACATGTTCTATTTCGTCTTCTCCTCATCTCCAAAATGAACTCCGTCGTTGGCAACTACTCCTTCTCCAGTTATATCGGTCGACCTTGGAGCTCTCAAATAGATTCGCAGTAACACATTTGAAACGTGCAAGGGTTCAAGGCTCTCTCTGTAGATCTGGCGCTTGGTTTGCATAACAGAGGGTCAACATTAAGTGTACATGTATAAGGCATGCAGAACAAAGTGTTTGTACGTTGAATATATTGTTCAAAAATCTAATTGATTGAATACATATCTTTATTCATTGTCcgatactccctctatccacGAATATATGTCTCACTTTTACTTACTtcagttttaagaaattatttggaTATATGATAGCCGGAGTGTGGTGGGTACCACTTAAACATTGGATAAATTAaacattcttttatttttaagttgtaaacttattttcatttataattttagattaatttattttagtttaatataaGTAATCTGAACCAAGAAAGCCATAAAGTAAATAAACTTAAAGAGATGATATGTTGAGGGACTATATGTGAGCACCATATGAGCGACTGCTGAGGTGTCAAGTTAATTTCCATAAATCTCTCccttttatttgtatatccACTACTATCACGAATCACGATTGTTATGACAACTGAAAAATCTGAATATATTGTCATTTGATATTCTTGTCTCTCCTGCACAAATCTGGTTTCCAGTTTTTAACCTTCTCGACTTCCCTCACCTTCACATTCTAATCTAAAAACTCTTCATTCTTGGGAAAATGTCGAAAACAATTTGTTCTCCATCTCTTTTGGTATAAATTGATTACGAAGGACTGCTATTTTCATGAATAAGATTGCAAGTTTTGAAATTGGTCATtgcataaaatgaaaaggatttCAAAATGAGTTCAAATGTGTTGACTATCAATGTTTATCTGCAAagactaattttttcaaaactaaaCTTGCAAAagctatttaaattttatgaaattttttgtagaAACTCAtttgatgaaaaaattaactacaaaattcTGTTAACGTGTGCGGAACTAAAtccaattgaattgaataaattggcattcattaaattatgagaaGCTATGCTTTTATGGTGAAAAAACACACTCATGAGTGAGGTTGAAGATATAAGGTTAAAAAGAAAGAGGTTGAAGCAACAAGCGGCGAGGAAGAAGAAGTAAGCGtacaagtaaaaaaaagagaagtgAAGGGCCCACCACAACCAATTTGTacctataataataataataataataataataataatagaagaTGAGAAAGAGATTTGGTTTTAAACGTTAGTAACATGAGaaatttatggaaattaaTTTGACACATCAGCAGTTGCTCGTACGGTCCTCACCTATTGTCCCTCTTCGTATCATCTCTCAATaaacttaataattaaaagcATAATAAAAGGAGAGAATAATTGTCTGCATTGCTTAAATGAATCATTACATTATATTGCAGATGTGATCTTAAAAAGGAGAGAAATTTTATTGCGACATTCAAACTAAAATTACATATACTTGAGCACGTCCCACCAGCGTGCTCTAGCCAAGTTTCGatagaaattgaaaaactaaataGGAGAAACAAAGAGGGTCTCAAAGCAAACTCATCATACGGCAATGGGTGTTAGAAGAAATTCATATATtcaaaacacaacaaaactCATCATACGGCAATGGCCAATGGGTTTTAGAAGATATACGCACTTAAATCACTAGAGAATAGGAATAGGTTTATTTACTTTATGGATatatccacatattttgtataaatatctAATAGGAACagaattaaattaggattatgattatatttttccaaTATAAAGAACTCATTATACATTGTATGAAAAATAACCAAAGCATGTTACAatgtagtttttaaaattcttccgccttttattttttatcttttatttcagcattatattttcttacaATGGGTGTTCAAAGGTATAACCGTATAAGGGAGCTTCAAGATCATGGAACCTCCTTTTCAATTAGATGGCCAAGTCCTTAATTTGACAAAGttgatagaaaaaatatggtATTCTTGGTACTCTACATATATGAcattatattgatttataaCAACAAGAATATGTTTCGGGCATTGGGGCATGATTATCCAATAAATAGAGATGAGAGATATGACAGAAGCTGAGGATATACTTGGGATCAAGATTATTTACTATCTTGGGGCATGATTATCCAATAAATAGAGACGAGAGATATGACAGAAGCTGAGGATATGCTTGGGATCAAGATTATTTGAGatagtaagaaaaataagttatgCTATTTTAGCTAGATCCAATGTAATTTAAATCctctaatttaatatatgacCCAAGTAATTAAATCcccaaaattaattagataaaaagtaattaattcttcttatttaattaaacacaaattaagtaattaaatctCGTGAATTAATTAGACTCCAAGTAATTATATtccctaatttaattagaaagaaataaagactTCATCCATGGATCTCTAAtaggagtacaatttatttttgtaaaataccataaatacacaaaattcatTCACgtactaattttgtaattcaCTCTTATTTATTGGTGCCATACTCACgctataattttgtaattcaCTCGTATTTTTTGGTGCCATACTCACAGTAAAAGGCTAACAAGACTTataaccaaaaatattttttttaccaaattttcgtttgaatttatgaataatttaatgcAACATAATCCCATGTGAATGGATAATCTGACTTAATTTCCCTATATAATAACCATTCTAGACACATCTTTTCACCACACTTCCAAAACATCCAAACATTTCCTCCACATTTTGTCCACTCCTCTCAAAATGTCGCAGAGAGCTAACCGTCACCAGCGCCGCCCCTCGCAGTGCGTTTTCGTCATTCCAGACAATCTCACCGCTCCTCTGCCGGACGAGATCTCTCCTCCGCCACCTGCCGCTCAGCCTCCACATCCACCGCCAGAGAAAAACGGCAGCGGAGTCCACTTGCCGCCCAAGCCGGCGGAGGAAATGCTGGCTTCCGGTCGTCCTATTAGAGGATAATCCGTTGAgcttataaaataaaattactagttTCTTCTACCTAGCTTTCTGCTTTTTTAAACTAGATCTTTGCTGTTAGAGATTAATGTAAGCTCTTCATTTCGTGATTCCAGTTTCTCATAATGCGATCTAGCTCATTTGTTCCTTATTGTGTGAttcgaatttcaaattttagctTTAATTTCAACAAATCATGAACTATTTGATTCCACGTGCTTTGTCCTTACAAGCAATCGGGTTATACACAAGAAATTCAATcaatatccattttgtttcGTAAACAAATTCGAAAAAGAAATGCCGAGAAAAGCAAAAATTTCTCGTTTGCTCATGAAAACTTGAATGTCTCGTAGTGCAGTTTGAGGtgcaattattaattttaatttttgtttctaaaagaaaagaagatatTTGATGATTGGGACAGGGGAGAGACTTTGACCCCCCTTAAAGTTGTGGAGGTGGTGATTTCTCACAATAAATTGGTTGCAAAAATCTCGATGGTAGTTGTTAGATTAAACGGCcgaatatcaaaatttaggTAGCGAAagcatttaatttcaaaattttgaagaaaaacatTTCACCGACACAGGAAAGAAGAAACAGCATTCTACGATTTTATAATGTGgttgctttttttttcctcatttCTTGTCGCTCATGAAATCTTTGTCATTGCAAAAGGAATGGCTCAAATTTTGCAGCCTTTTCTTGAGATAGGACATAGGAATGAATACTCCTTGTTTTTGTGTTGTCGTTTAGCTGAGGGGTACCCCAGTCGGGACAAATATCGACTGATTTTATACACTATAAAAAACCAATATGATGAGATTAAATACTAactataatttgaaattattatgaaGTCGTTGGTGAAGATATTTTTCAATCCAATGATTGTCTACATAAAAAAACTATGAAAGAGATATTTTATCTTCGTATTCCGAGggatattaattatatgtgaTTATTGAAACAAAACTACTTTGATAAACAATTATGGTTGTTTTCTTTTGGTTGATGACCTGATTTCTAGAAATTGTGACCCTTCAGTCACAtaacaattaattatacaaattaaatcaccGATTCACCGTTAGATACATTATTTGGTCATTATATTGAATGTACAGTCAAACGCATTCAGATTTCTTGGTCTCTCTGTAAGTGGAAAGTTGGTTAATGTACCTAGTCAATTTCCTGTTCTTTCGTTTTTATGTGCTTAACTTGTTTAATTGCGGTTTGCAATTGATCCAAtgttattatatcattttcatgttttaaaaGATTTTGGTAGCATAAAACATAGAATCCatatcaaatttatgaaagaTATGTTGGtttaaaaagacaaaaaaaggtaaaatgtaagagcatccgcaatgggtAATAGGTCTTACTCTATCGCCCTCCACGAGGCAAGCGGAACTGACGcggctatcctccgggcgtcctCCTCGTCGTACTGCCCACTCTTGGTAGAAAGCGGAGGGCGTTAGCGGCCTGGATTCGCAAAACGGCCACGCGCGGCCACAGTGCGCTCCACGCGCTTAGGACCTCCTCGTTGGCTTGCAAAGTCCTTCCCTGCCGGGCGGTCTGCACTCCTGTAAGCGGCCTTTCGATCTTCGCCCGCATGTTGACGACCagctggttgttcgcaacaAAGCGGGcgtcgcacacctccaaccaccccgGCGTACTGACGTTCTCATCCTCGTCCACTTCCTCGGGTCGGGGTGTGGTCAACGACGGAGCTGCGATGACTCGCGGCCGCCTTCGCCTTCCCTCCCTCTTCTCCGGCCGGCCCCGCCGAAGGGATATCGGATCATCGAGATCGATCCCATGTCATGGGAACGAAAGGTCATCGCCGGTGGCCAACGTCCCGGGGTCGAAGTGTGAGCAAACCGTCAAAAATCAGAGAGGGCCATATCCGGACCCTCCGGTGACCCCTCCTGCAATCCCCGCATCCGGGATACATACCTGCTTCGTTGCCCCGCCCCtacatcatccccatcatctgctgcGGATCATCTGCTGCCATCCGCATACCCACCCCGGGTGCGCCCGCTGCTCCCCCCTGCCGTCATCCCCAGGGATACCCCGGATCCCACCAGCATACCCCCGGCCACCTGACCATCATCCCTCATCGATTCCCAAAGGGGTGTTAAACCCCAGGCCATCGCCCCATCCGGATCCACGAATCGGGGATCGAGATCCCTCGTCATTTTGGACTCGTTGTTGGATCCATCGCTCGATAATGCTCTTATCGaaagccggtcgctagccgaccattgcggatgctctaaggagGGCCGAGTAATTGATGATAATATCAACTATTGTTGCAACATATGTCAATTATATCATCAAacttaatagaattaagattgaaaaataaatggtACTAATACTGttccacattctactaactcattatattcacatttcatttaaaactaatatatacaagtgagctCTTATTCtgctaacttttttttcatccacttttcttaacatttcgtAAAATCTGTGGTGccaaaaaatgagactcctaatgacaGACGAAAGGAGTACATTATGAAACTCAATTTGATGAggtaggaaaataaaaatgatcaatacaaaaatgcaCCTTAATATAATATCCAGACTAAATCCTGACCATGAGATTTGTCAATTTAATGGTCAATAATATCAAAAACATGAAGGGTCACATTATTAAGCAGTTTTAGGTCGTATTATAAAATTCGAGTTGAAATCAtgttaaaatcattttaggTAATATTCGTTATaataacttaaaaataaaataacaataatctAAAAGTGATCTTCGTATATTTGTTTCTCcgtttttgtattaaaattgagTTTTGCATTGATAAAGAGTAAAGACCCTGATTTAGGTAAGAAGATCTATATTTGGGCTCCCGTCACAGTCGGAccatttataacaaattttagcattgataatttaattcatgtatGGGCCCAAATTCGgttcaaatcaaataaaggaCATATTAACTAAAGTGATCACTAATCAGACCAAGCCAAGTTTCAAGCCACTGAAAtctaaaatttctttattaggggtattattatttttaattatttattataataataaaaattattattattattatttattattattattattatcatttattattattattattattattattattattattattattattattattattattattattattattattattattattattgttatcaCAGaaagttatttaataatacaaaagtacagaaaattatataattagttaCCCAAAAATCTTATAACCTTGatccaatttcaattttgagtgTGTTTTTTAAATCGATTTACatgtaaaatgttaaaaaaaattcgattatatacataaattttatttaaaataattagtataaaatttatttgttagcAATGACTAGTTTTAAATAACACGAAATAGGCGACCTATAATGGCGACAGCACCTTGCACCCCATGGAAATCTTGCCTCCACGTTCTTACTTTTGCAAAATACTATAGAAAAATAAGTTCAGATCAAGTAacaatattttgttaataaaagTAAGTTCAGATCACAAAATCTAGGCATAAGCAGGTCGATCCTAATTAAGCCACTGCTCTACTTTTACTAATCgcaaagaaaatttaattttatttctctttttttggaaaaaagaaCGTGAAAAGTCATTTCATTATGATCGAGTAGCGTGGAATTAACGCAggaaagtagagagagaatcTGTGGTGGACCCCACTCGGCGACTTgcattatcattattatattcttataattttctttaatttcataaatgtttggaaattataatactccatccgttctatagtaattgagtcattttattattttggtacgTTACATGGTATActagagtcattttctttttagtaaaagtcaacacatttttctatattgccgaaaagaaacgcctacATTTTTATGTAACCACTGGCGGACCTACATACAATGGGGGAGAGGCTTTAGCCCCtaatgaattcattttttaaacttttttctactataaagttctaaaatttattcatattttatacatattattatataaaagccTCTATTAATAATCCAAACTacatacaaatttatttttgagtaaattttgaaaatttagctCCTACTCACGTCCATTTCTGCGTCTGCAACTGTACGTAACTATGGAATGCATTTCTGTTCTGgtgatttttttggaaaaaagtaatgaaataataacaGCACTCGAGAGCGTATTTTACAGAATGCAGACTCGTGGCGTGGCTGATTTACAAACCAAGCCGTGTTTCCCCACTACATTAGCTTCCTTCTTCCACAATActaataaatgattaattatgaaattgttaagtttataacattaattattgtccTCCAACATACAAAAAAGGTTTccaacatatttaaaatatgctaattacatttctttagtttattatttaatagatGCACTCGTCAATTGACATTTCTTTTAAGTTCGTAgcaatttaaattgagattaTAGTCAATTTGCTTCGtagcaatttaaatttagattatagTCAATTTGCTAGAATTTGTTGGATGACTGGATTTTGAAACAACTtgcttaaaattagtttttttacaATGATAATACCATTTATATTGTTGTTATATTCATGGAATTCCTATTTGATCATCTACAATGTCTGGTGATAATATTAGCTATTCTAATTTTGCAAATAGTAAACGAATTTTGTTGATATCTTTTCAATGTTTAAAGtgtaacaataatattcaaagtagtaataaaagtataaataatactcccagTATTGCAAGCCGCCATTGCCGCCGACTGCATAGAGAAGAAGTGCACGCGGCGTCACGCAACCGTTGTTTTCACCCACTGTAAAATCAAGTAAAAACCCTACCGCACCCGCTCAATAAAGATAGCTCGCACGTTATCGCTTGCTCTCATATTCTCTATCTAATTTTCTctgcttttcttttctccaCAGTTCGCGTTATCTGCTTCAAAATTAAGCACGATTGAAAATGGTGAGTCTCCGCCCATCTGTTTCTCCAGATTTCCTGTTGCATTGCTTTCGCGTCTCCTGATTATTGCTCGCTTGATCTGATTTTCGTTTCTGTTCTTTCGTCTATTTTGAAGAAGTAATCCGTTTTTGTTTCGGCGAGCTACCTGATTGATCTTGTTTCTGTTGGATGGTGTTCTCttgctttgatttttcagTACCGAGTTCATTAAGAATCATTTAGCTATTGAGATAAGTTTGCGATTCGCATAGCAGAATTGCAGCTTAATTGCGCTCGAGGCGTGGTATCTGTTGTTTGATTGATCTGATATTAATTGCTATCCATTTCTGTGGTTTTGCTCGATTGTTGATGGTTTTGTCCATTTTTCGAAGTTTATGTAGTCCATGTGAAATTACTTATTGATTCAAACTTCAAACCATCCTAATGCTTAATAATTTTAGCAGATAAATCGTAGAATGATTCGACTATATGAACAGCTAGTTGATGGATGGGGATTCTCCTCTAATTAGTTTCTCTATTCTGTAACAATGCAATTAGTATGtgttgtgaattgtgattttcTAGTTTGATCCATTTGCTATCACTATAGAGGCTAAAATATACTGCTGTACTTGTTTATGCGGCAAAATAGATAggtgatatttttcaatgtcTCGAGCTGTGATTTTGTATGAAGGCACGATTGCTGAAATTATATTTGGATTCAGGGTCTGTTGGTTAGTGGTGATGTGTGTGGAAGGGGGTTGGACATTGCACATTTCTTTGTTacttgtgttttgtttttttgactCTTGAGATTATTAAATAAGTATATCACGTTTCTGCAGTAGCTGCTTCTTGTATTAGCATGATGATTTTTCCTGATATGCCTCCTGCTATGAAGATGTATATGTTATCGAAATGATGTTCTTGTGATCACATAACAGGCAAACGCAGCATCTGGAATGGCAGTTCATGATGACTGCAAGTTGAGATTCTTGGAATTGAAGGCAAAAAGGACTTATCGCTACATTATCTTTAAGATAGAGGAGAAACAGAAGCAGGTtgttgttgaaaaagttggtgagcCAACTGAAACCTATGAGGACTTCGCTGCCAGTGTCCCTGCTGAAGAATGTCGCTATTGCATCTACGATTTTGACTTTGTGACTGCAGAAAATTGCCAGAAAAGCAAGATTTTCTTTATTGCTTGGTAATGTCAGCATATTATTAGCTTATCCATTAGTTAACAAATCATGATGCACTacatttttgagaaaaaaatgcaTTACTCACGGAATATGGTTTATTTGCTCGATTGCTTTGCTTTTGTAAGGTCTCCTGATTCCTCAAGGATCAGAAGCAAGATGATCTATGCTAGTTCGAAGGACAGATTCAAGAGGGAGCTGGACGGAATTCAAGTTGAACTGCAAGCAACCGATCCAACTGAAATGGGCCTTGATGTTATTAAGGGTCGTGCTATGTAAGTGAACATTCGTATGCAGTTGTTCCATGCAATGCATACAGATTGTTGGATGGTAAAATTGGGTATAAGTAGTCGCCAATTACTTGGTATACTGTTTCTTATAACTTGATGCAATTTATGTGTGTTTTAGTATATGATGTTTTAAAGTATTGCAGTTGTAGTTTTAATCTACAAGCTGATATTGTAACAATCTGGGAGGTGTAAGACTGGCATGTTTTgttatgatatgatatatCTACATTTTTTACTCCTGGCTTTATTCCCGAGTTAAATTAACATTCTTTTCACCATCGCATTACCATTTCATTCTTTTTGTAGATATGGATAGAACAAACTTTCTTTGATAATTTATTCGTTTCTTGCACATGTATGCCATCTTTACTCAGCTAGCTAGCTAAAAGTTTGATTTCTTGATTGCTTGATGAGTGTCTGCAGAAGTTCTTATTTTGTTGGGTGTTCTGCATGTGTTTCCATTCTGCATGTATTTAGGTAAGTAGTGTGCTAGATGTTTGAAGCTATAAATGTCccattcttgattttatttttcagattaCTTTTGCTTAAATTTTAGTACATGATTGCAACTATTTCCACCTGTGTTAGATACTTCTTCGAATAAGTATATCTAAGTCACAATCCTGGAGTGAAATATTAATACATTCACTCAGAAACTACTGCAAATCTTAAGTGacacacaagttttaataaaagttgggcatagtatttttttagtgaagaAACGATCTCAATCAGTGGCAGACTTAGCAGGGGGCGGCCGACTCTTTTAGAGAAGAAGTTGGATTCAAGAGTGGTGTTCGCCCAAGGCTGCAATGTAGTTAAGATCTTGTTGTCATCGGTAAGCTTGAAAGGGATAGAGTGAGGGTGTGGTTGAACAGGAACTGAGGCAGTCCCAATATGTAGACGATGAAAGAGTGGATGCCTGAGTTGACTCTGATATCATATCATAGGTACCAACCCAGGGCATGGATCACCTGCTGTGGAGGAAGCACAGCAGGTCCGCCGTAGGGGATCCATGGCCACTAACCCGACTCACCAATGCAGTTGAGATAAATAAGACAAGATATGATAGTAcatttttagataattttcTCCTTGATTACAAACAGAAACTGAAAGgggaataaatatat is a window from the Salvia hispanica cultivar TCC Black 2014 chromosome 1, UniMelb_Shisp_WGS_1.0, whole genome shotgun sequence genome containing:
- the LOC125194699 gene encoding cyclin-dependent kinase G-1-like; its protein translation is MEHMMSDLRRWRRTRNKPYALLEIKYIMEEILKGVAFLHHNGIMHRDLKPSNILLGHNSDVKICDFGLSARFPGRKYSSRVGTLWYMAPEILRGERHYTCAVDMWSVGATMAELLLDRVLFRGESECHQLQCIKWTINPLFSFLKKELAAAAEASPNLAVAALTEVGFDLLQRLLAYEKEDRITAKDALNHAWFAE
- the LOC125202540 gene encoding actin-depolymerizing factor 1-like — protein: MANAASGMAVHDDCKLRFLELKAKRTYRYIIFKIEEKQKQVVVEKVGEPTETYEDFAASVPAEECRYCIYDFDFVTAENCQKSKIFFIAWSPDSSRIRSKMIYASSKDRFKRELDGIQVELQATDPTEMGLDVIKGRAM